In one Nicotiana sylvestris chromosome 8, ASM39365v2, whole genome shotgun sequence genomic region, the following are encoded:
- the LOC138875783 gene encoding uncharacterized protein, which translates to MIQSSRQWHEKLPFALLGYRTSVRTSVEAIPYLLVYGTEAIIPAEVEIPSLRIIVEAEIEDSEWVKTRLEQLTLIAEKRMAAVCHEQLYQQRMARGYNKNVWPVNFQVGQLVLRCILPHHKEAKGKSTPNWKGPYIIKILFPKGALYLRDIERNDPETTSVRMFKNQRMRLLGTDAIRLRETK; encoded by the exons atgattcaaagttcgagacaatggcatgaaaagttgccgtttgcattattgggatatcgcacatcTGTGCGCACATCAGTCGAAGCAATACCCTATCTactggtttatggcactgaagccatAATACCCGCAGAGGTTGAAATTCCATCTCTCCGAATAATTGTTGAGGCTGAAATTGAGGAtagtgagtgggtcaagacccgtctAGAGCAGTTAACCCTGATTGCCGAAAAACGGATGGCCGCAGTTTGCCACgagcagttgtatcaacaaagaatggcccgtggcTACAACAAGAATGTGTGGCCTGTGAATTTTCAAGTGGGGCAACTTGTTTTAAGATGTATTCTCCCtcatcacaaggaagcaaaaggaaagtccACTCCCAACTGGAAGGGCCCATATATTATCAAAATATTGTTTCCGAAAGGGGCGTTGTACCTGAGAGACATTGAAAGAAATGACCCTGAAACAACT tcggtgagaatgttcaagaatCAGAGAATGCGGTTGCTTGGAACTGATGCCATAAGATtgagagaaacaaaatga